One Nicotiana tomentosiformis chromosome 4, ASM39032v3, whole genome shotgun sequence genomic window carries:
- the LOC104120293 gene encoding uncharacterized protein has protein sequence MKFYAKSYDVKVWRVFKKGNYPLLAAGQPPADAEDIDVYSDDQIDVVQVNVKAQNLVYNAISGEEYEKISSYDTAKEMWDKLKVTYEGTSKVKETRINLLVHDYELFQMKEGESIEEMFARFSKIIGDLKAFGKQW, from the coding sequence ATGAAATTTTATGCAAAGTCCTATGATGTCAAAGTATGGCGTGTTTTCAAAAAGGGAAACTATCCACTTCTAGCAGCAGGACAACCACCCGCTGATGCTGAAGATATAGATGTCTACTCTGACGACCAAATAGATGTTGTTCAAGTTAATGTTAAGGCACAAAACTTGGTCTATAATGCTATAAGTGGAGAAGAATATGAGAAAATTTCAAGCTATGATACCGCCAAGGAAATGTGGGACAAACTGAAAGTCACTTATGAAGGAACTAGCAAAGTGAAAGAAACACGGATAAATTTATTGGTTCACGACTATGAACTCTTCCAAATGAAAGAAGGTGAATCCATTGAGGAAATGTTTGCAAGATTCAGCAAAATCATTGGCGATCTAAAAGCCTTTGGTAAACAGTGGTGA